In the Populus trichocarpa isolate Nisqually-1 chromosome 1, P.trichocarpa_v4.1, whole genome shotgun sequence genome, one interval contains:
- the LOC127904227 gene encoding uncharacterized protein LOC127904227 → MASKKTTSGNRLDVGWQYGIDVDKNSKGVQCKFCQKIISGGIYRFKYHLACTRKDVEPCQRVPEDVKKIILNVLVKNQEASEKKRKAFQYIGKDEDNDEGNEITSVDKGKRVASGSGSTQTTINQLLKKDLREEVCRQIARFFYTSAIPFNCVKNPEFVKALELVAKHGPGFKPPSYHDIREKYLKQEVDHTINLLEEYKLEWKKTGCSIMSDGWTDKKRRSICNFLVNSPKGTIFLSSVDTSNISKTADKVFEMLDAIVERIGEENVVQVVTDNAANYKAAGQLLMGKRKGLFWTPCAAHCIDLILEDFEKKLEVHKVTIANGRRITSYIYSRTILISMLRHFTKGKDLIRPAATRFAIAYLTLGCLSDCKIQLMTMFTSIQWRSCRFSKTEEGKRIQSCVLDSKFWHDVTTCIKAAYPLIKVLRLVDSDEKPAMGFIYEAMDQAKEKIQVNFGSVKKSYMPIWNIIDARWELQLHIPLHAATYYLNPHYHYNSNFKVNANIKIGLYQCLERMVPDASERCKIDLQLDSFKDASGLFGIKAAKITRDKKTPAKWWDSYGDECPELQKFAIRVLSLTCSSSGCERNWSAFEMVHTKRRNRLHQKKMNDLVFVMCNLKLNDNQVKKQANDFGEVFDHLSSDDDWITEGEKHDGSSNFDLLGVIDSATRRKNGKEDESDDEENLNDVGMECHGTEDDLEIQNDVNPDNSRSLELNIVDNIGVGPGTSSSTNVPNIGVGTSSSSNNPLDGNDFDDCFRNNEGDKGKEGVFSLHDTPTDCLF, encoded by the exons ATGGCatctaaaaaaactacaagTGGCAATAGACTTGACGTGGGATGGCAATATGGTATAGATGTTGACAAGAATTCAAAAGGAGTGCAGTGCAAGTTTTGTCAGAAAATTATTAGTGGAGGCATTTACCGTTTCAAGTATCATTTGGCTTGCACTCGAAAGGATGTTGAGCCATGCCAGCGAGTACCAGAAGATgtaaagaagataattttgaatgttctggtgaaaaatcaagaagcatctgagaagaaaagaaaggctttccaatatattggaaaagatgaagataatgatGAAGGGAATGAAATTACCTCAGTGGACAAAGGAAAGAGAGTAGCGAGTGGGAGTGGAAGTACACAAACCACCATCAATCAGCTGCTAAAAAAGGATCTTAGAGAAGAAGTATGTCGACAAATTGCAAGATTTTTCTACACCAGTGCAATTCCATTTAACTGTGTGAAAAACCCTGAATTTGTTAAAGCACTTGAATTGGTTGCAAAGCATGGGCCAGGTTTTAAGCCACCATCCTACCATGATATTAGAGAGAAGTATTTGAAGCAAGAAGTAGATCACACGATCAACTTGCTTGAAGAGTACAAGttagaatggaaaaaaacagGTTGCTCAATAATGTCTGATGGATGGACTGATAAGAAAAGGCGTTCTATTTGCAACTTTTTGGTTAATAGTCCTAAAGggacaatttttttatcatccgtAGATACCTCTAATATATCCAAGACTGCTGATAAAGTATTTGAGATGTTGGATGCTATTGTGGAGAGGATTGGAGAGGAAAATGTGGTGCAAGTAGTCACTGACAATGCTGCAAATTATAAGGCAGCAGGGCAATTATtgatgggaaaaagaaaaggattgttTTGGACACCATGTGCTGCCCATTGTATTGACTTGATATTGGAAGATTTTGAGAAGAAACTAGAGGTTCATAAAGTAACTATTGCTAATGGGAGGAGAATCACCTCATACATATATTCAAGAACTATTCTCATTTCCATGCTCAGACACTTTACAAAAGGAAAGGATTTGATTAGGCCTGCTGCCACTAGATTTGCTATTGCATACTTAACTCTTGGATGTTTAAGTGATTGTAAGATACAGTTGATGACAATGTTTACTTCCATCCAATGGAGGTCATGTAGGTtttcaaaaacagaagaagGGAAGCGAATTCAAAGTTGTGTTTTGGACAGCAAGTTTTGGCATGATGTTACTACATGTATTAAGGCAGCATATCCTCTGATAAAAGTTCTTCGATTAGTTGATTCAGATGAGAAACCAGCTATGGGTTTTATATATGAAGCAATGGATCAAGCAAAAGAGAAGATACAAGTGAATTTTGGTTCTGTGAAAAAAAG ttatATGCCTATATGGAATATCATTGATGCAAGATGGGAACTTCAACTTCACATACCTTTACATGCAGCAACATATTATTTGAATcctcattatcattataattctaattttaaagttaatgccaacattaaaattggattatatcaaTGCTTAGAAAGAATGGTGCCCGACGCAAGTGAAAGGTGTAAAATTGACTTGCAACTTGATTCATTCAAGGATGCAAGTGGGTTGTTCGGTATTAAGGCTGCCAAGATAACAAGGGATAAAAAGACTCCAGCTAAATGGTGGGATTCTTATGGGGATGAATGTCCAGAGCTACAAAAATTTGCAATTCGAGTTCTAAGCTTGACTTGTAGTTCATCTGGATGCGAGCGAAACTGGAGTGCATTTGAGATG GTTCATACAAAACGAAGAAATCGTTTGcaccagaaaaaaatgaatgacttggtatttgtaatgtgcaatctgaaattaaatgataaccAAGTCAAAAAGCAAGCTAATGATTTTGGTGAAGTTTTTGATCATCTCTCAtctgatgatgattggataacCGAGGGAGAGAAACATGATGGTTCATCCAACTTTGATTTGCTTGGTGTCATTGATAGTGCAACACGAAGGAAAAATGGtaaagaagatgaaagtgatgatgaagaaaatctTAATGATGTTGGGATGGAGTGTCATGGAACTGAAGATGATTTGGAGATTCAGAATGATGTCAATCCAGATAATTCAAGGAGCTTGGAGTTAAATATTGTTGACAATATTGGTGTTGGTCCTGGTACTAGTAGTAGCACTAATGTTCCTAATATcggtgttggtactagtagtagcaGTAATAATCCTTTAGATGGTAATGATTTTGATGACTGTTTTAGGAATAATGAGGGAGACAAAGGCAAAGAGGGTGtgtttagtttacatgacacacctACAGACTGTTTGTTTTAA